The following proteins are co-located in the Leptodactylus fuscus isolate aLepFus1 chromosome 8, aLepFus1.hap2, whole genome shotgun sequence genome:
- the EME2 gene encoding structure-specific endonuclease subunit EME2 — METGQDKGPISRSPKKLMKRAKTWEISDSETEEESTTVDKDDNKSTDLSSNQESLQEEPEGYKVSQDEPLDLKSEAHPTPEVHPSTLSVLLPGSTAPSPNKRTRRKKNPEELEADRIRAEERRKEKEAKKQERERIRNQEKEEKEKRKESALALKLLRPDQCGKYMTVQLDAGLLQDAGCEDLLESLRTAGYNYSIEPHLVSYSFTWRREMPGDWTCIEGLELCRGEEDEMLILVEPKDFLRSVRCFVQAPVTSSNIEASGSVFRFAKKYPDKKITLVTVGLRDYRRYQRLSHKMERHSLEAKAKQDMEDGGVTWQQIDEALVFLQLYYNMEVLNLDTWKQLGQHVCAMTKSIAQRPFRRHWDAQSYSFCTSAGSWKGWGPRGSLTGLPLVWRRQIQQLNRVSPAMAAAITEAYPSPQLLIQAYAACNTEREKLSLLSDLRVPRKTGATEEGDDLDDDISSAQGDDPTAGRERRIGPDLSRRVWLFMTATNPELVLDLNS, encoded by the exons ATGGAGACTGGACAGGACAAAGGACCTATTTCACGGTCCCCAAAGAAACTAATGAAAAGGGCCAAAACCTGGGAGATATCTGACTCCGAGACTGAGGAAGAGTCTACTACTGTTGATAAGGATGACAACAAGTCTACTGACTTATCAAGTAACCAAGAAAGTCTTCAAGAAGAACCAGAAGGCTATAAGGTATCTCAAGATGAACCTCTTGATCTAAAGTCAGAAGCTCATCCCACCCCTGAGGTCCATCCATCTACGTTATCTGTGCTTCTACCTGGTTCCACTGCTCCCAGTCCAAATAAAAGAACGAGGAGAAAGAAAAACCCTGAAGAACTGGAAGCTGATAGGATACGGGCAGAGGAACGGAGGAAGGAAAAAGAGGCCAAGAAGCAGGAGAGAGAGCGAATTCGGAATCAGGAGAaggaggaaaaggagaagcgAAAAGAGTCTGCGCTGGCACTGAAGCTCCTGAGACCCGATCAATGTGGGAAGTACATGACGGTTCAGCTTGATGCAG GTCTCCTTCAAGATGCTGGATGTGAAGATCTGCTGGAATCCTTGAGAACGGCCGGTTATAACTACTCTATAGAGCCGCACTTGGTTTCCTATAGTTTCACTTGGAGGAGAGAGATGCCGGGAGACTGGACATGTATA GAGGGCCTGGAACTTTGCAGAGGAGAAGAAGATGAAATGCTGATACTGGTGGAGCCGAAAGATTTTCTCAGGAGTGTTCGCTGCTTTGTTCAG GCACCGGTCACCTCCAGCAATATCGAGGCCTCGGGGTCTGTGTTTAGATTTGCCAAAAAATACCCTGATAAGAAGATCACGTTGGTTACTGTGGGACTCCGGGATTATCGCAG ATACCAAAGGTTATCTCACAAAATGGAGAGACATTCGCTGGAGGCCAAGGCTAAGCAGGACATGGAAGACGGTGGGGTGACTTGGCAGCAGATAGATGAG GCCCTTGTGTTTCTACAGCTCTATTACAACATGGAGGTGTTAAACCTGGACACATGGAAGCAGCTCGGGCAGCATGTCTGTGCCATGACAAAGAGCATAGCTCAGCGCCCATTCCG GAGACACTGGGACGCTCAGTCGTACTCATTCTGCACCTCAGCAGGGAGCTGGAAAGGCTGGGGTCCTCGAGGATCGCTGACGGGCTTACCTCTGGTTTGGAGAAGGCAAATTCAACAGCTGAATAGAGTTAGTCCAGCCATGGCTGCAGCCATAACCGAGGCCTATCCCTCACCACAGCTCCTCATACAG GCTTATGCGGCTTGCAATACCGAAAGGGAGAAACTCTCTCTTCTGTCTGACCTGAGGGTGCCACGTAAAACAGGTGCCACAGAAGAAGGTGATGACTTGGATGATGATATTAGCAGCGCCCAAGGAGATGATCCCACTGCGGGGAGAGAGCGACGCATCGGTCCAGACTTATCCAGGCGGGTCTGGCTATTTATGACGGCTACAAATCCTGAGCTGGTTTTGGATCTGAACTCATAG
- the SPSB3 gene encoding SPRY domain-containing SOCS box protein 3 isoform X1 — translation MRNMARRPRSSRAWRFVLSGVRRDQDTRAPALPAGDEAWGYDSDGQHSNSDSEIELLHVSPSVPSAVPVTGESYCSCESQNEVFLSNLHTFHQIKNCQCGEEDDYFDWVWDDCSKSTATVLSCDNRKVNFHMEYSCGTAAIRGNKVLSEGQHFWEIKMTSPVYGTDMMVGIGTSDVNLDKYRHTFCSLLGKDSESWGLSYTGLLQHKGDKSNFSSRFGQGSIIGVHLDTWHGVLTFYKNRKCIGVAATQLRNKKLFPMVCSTAAKSSMKVIRSSCCRTSLQYLCCARLRQLLPDTVDSLEALPLPPGLKQVLSNKLGWVLQMGISPSRQRKSDTAAAACCGSDSDSSCPSGAEECQRKRCRRV, via the exons ATGCGTAATATGGCTCGACGACCACGCAGTAGCCGCGCCTGGCGCTTCGTACTGAGCGGGGTACGCAGAGACCAGGACACTCGGGCACCAGCTCTGCCAGCGGGGGATGAAGCCTGGGGCTATGACTCTGATGGACAG CACAGCAACAGCGACTCTGAGATTGAGCTCCTCCACGTATCGCCCTCCGTTCCCAGCGCCGTGCCCGTGACGGGTGAATCGTACTGTAGCTGCGAGAGCCAGAATGAAGTCTTCTTGTCTAACCTGCATACCTTCCATCAGATAAAGAACTGCCAGTGCGGAGAGGAGGACGACT ATTTTGACTGGGTATGGGACGACTGCAGTAAATCCACCGCTACAGTACTGAGCTGCGACAACCGGAAAGTCAACTTCCATATGGAGTACAGCTGCGGCACGGCTGCCATTCGAGGCAACAAGGTTCTCTCTGAAGGTCAGCACTTCTGGGAGATTAAGATGACGTCGCCTGTCTACGGCACAGACATG atggTTGGCATTGGAACATCAGATGTAAACCTGGACAAGTACCGGCACACCTTCTGCAGTTTGCTGGGGAAAGACTCTGAGAGTTGGGGTCTCTCATACACAG GCTTACTCCAACACAAAGGTGACAAAAGTAACTTCTCCTCGCGCTTTGGCCAAGGTTCAATTATCGGAGTGCACTTGGATACCTGGCACGGAGTCCTGACTTTCTACAAGAACAGGAAGTGCATTG GTGTAGCAGCCACTCAGCTGAGGAATAAGAAGTTATTCCCAATGGTTTGTTCCACCGCGGCGAAGAGCAGTATGAAAGTCATCCGCTCGTCCTGCTGCCGCACCTCCCTCCAGTACCTGTGTTGCGCCCGCTTACGTCAGCTGCTTCCGGACACTGTGGACTCTCTGGAGGCCTTAcccctccctccaggtctcaaACAAGTGCTGAGTAACAAGTTAGGCTGGGTCCTACAAATGGGAATCAGCCCCTCCAGACAGCGCAAAAGTGACACTGCAGCCGCCGCCTGCTGCGGGAGCGACTCAGACAGCAGCTGCCCATCGGGAGCAGAGGAATGTCAGCGGAAACGATGCCGCAGGGTGTAA
- the SPSB3 gene encoding SPRY domain-containing SOCS box protein 3 isoform X2, which produces MHSNSDSEIELLHVSPSVPSAVPVTGESYCSCESQNEVFLSNLHTFHQIKNCQCGEEDDYFDWVWDDCSKSTATVLSCDNRKVNFHMEYSCGTAAIRGNKVLSEGQHFWEIKMTSPVYGTDMMVGIGTSDVNLDKYRHTFCSLLGKDSESWGLSYTGLLQHKGDKSNFSSRFGQGSIIGVHLDTWHGVLTFYKNRKCIGVAATQLRNKKLFPMVCSTAAKSSMKVIRSSCCRTSLQYLCCARLRQLLPDTVDSLEALPLPPGLKQVLSNKLGWVLQMGISPSRQRKSDTAAAACCGSDSDSSCPSGAEECQRKRCRRV; this is translated from the exons ATG CACAGCAACAGCGACTCTGAGATTGAGCTCCTCCACGTATCGCCCTCCGTTCCCAGCGCCGTGCCCGTGACGGGTGAATCGTACTGTAGCTGCGAGAGCCAGAATGAAGTCTTCTTGTCTAACCTGCATACCTTCCATCAGATAAAGAACTGCCAGTGCGGAGAGGAGGACGACT ATTTTGACTGGGTATGGGACGACTGCAGTAAATCCACCGCTACAGTACTGAGCTGCGACAACCGGAAAGTCAACTTCCATATGGAGTACAGCTGCGGCACGGCTGCCATTCGAGGCAACAAGGTTCTCTCTGAAGGTCAGCACTTCTGGGAGATTAAGATGACGTCGCCTGTCTACGGCACAGACATG atggTTGGCATTGGAACATCAGATGTAAACCTGGACAAGTACCGGCACACCTTCTGCAGTTTGCTGGGGAAAGACTCTGAGAGTTGGGGTCTCTCATACACAG GCTTACTCCAACACAAAGGTGACAAAAGTAACTTCTCCTCGCGCTTTGGCCAAGGTTCAATTATCGGAGTGCACTTGGATACCTGGCACGGAGTCCTGACTTTCTACAAGAACAGGAAGTGCATTG GTGTAGCAGCCACTCAGCTGAGGAATAAGAAGTTATTCCCAATGGTTTGTTCCACCGCGGCGAAGAGCAGTATGAAAGTCATCCGCTCGTCCTGCTGCCGCACCTCCCTCCAGTACCTGTGTTGCGCCCGCTTACGTCAGCTGCTTCCGGACACTGTGGACTCTCTGGAGGCCTTAcccctccctccaggtctcaaACAAGTGCTGAGTAACAAGTTAGGCTGGGTCCTACAAATGGGAATCAGCCCCTCCAGACAGCGCAAAAGTGACACTGCAGCCGCCGCCTGCTGCGGGAGCGACTCAGACAGCAGCTGCCCATCGGGAGCAGAGGAATGTCAGCGGAAACGATGCCGCAGGGTGTAA